A single region of the Thioalkalivibrio nitratireducens DSM 14787 genome encodes:
- a CDS encoding fumarate reductase iron-sulfur subunit, with the protein MSTNAGSPPNGEGTGRRLQLRILRYNPQDPDSRPHLQTFEVDEAPNMTLFVALNDIRDHQDPSLQFDFVCRAGICGSCAMLIDGRPGLACRTLTGNLGERITLAPLPFFELIGDLSVNTGKWMRRMTERLEAWVHAQEDVDLRRLEERMEPELAEQIYELERCIECGCCLAACGTARMRKDFVGAVGLNRIARLRLDPRDGRSDAEYYELIGDDDGVFGCMSLLGCEDVCPKNLGLQTRIAYMRRKMLRAAVFPA; encoded by the coding sequence ATGAGCACGAACGCGGGGAGCCCGCCGAACGGGGAGGGCACTGGGCGCCGGCTGCAGCTCCGGATCCTGCGGTACAACCCGCAGGATCCGGACAGCCGGCCGCACCTGCAGACTTTCGAGGTCGACGAGGCGCCGAACATGACGCTGTTTGTCGCGCTGAACGACATCCGCGACCACCAGGATCCGTCGCTGCAGTTCGACTTCGTCTGCCGGGCCGGCATCTGCGGCAGCTGCGCGATGCTGATCGACGGCCGCCCGGGACTGGCCTGCCGCACGCTCACCGGCAATCTCGGCGAACGGATCACGCTGGCGCCGCTGCCGTTCTTCGAGTTGATCGGCGACCTGTCGGTGAACACCGGCAAGTGGATGCGGCGGATGACCGAGCGCCTCGAGGCCTGGGTGCATGCGCAGGAGGATGTGGACCTGCGCCGGCTCGAGGAGCGGATGGAGCCGGAACTCGCCGAGCAGATCTACGAACTCGAGCGCTGCATCGAGTGTGGCTGCTGCCTGGCCGCCTGCGGTACCGCACGCATGCGCAAGGATTTCGTCGGCGCGGTGGGGCTGAACCGGATCGCGCGCCTGCGGCTGGATCCGCGCGATGGGCGCAGCGATGCCGAGTACTACGAATTGATCGGCGACGACGACGGGGTGTTCGGCTGCATGTCGCTGCTCGGCTGCGAGGACGTGTGCCCGAAGAACCTGGGCCTGCAGACCCGGATCGCCTACATGCGCCGCAAGATGCTCCGCGCAGCGGTGTTCCCCGCCTGA
- the glgB gene encoding 1,4-alpha-glucan branching protein GlgB → MTTALHNCIRPPGDPIARLGTARWHDPHGLLGRHAVDHQTVCCRSFLPRAREAWLLCGGADALHREPMTPSPDLPGLFTWTGALADCPLHPTILWSEGGGQTFQAVDPYSFPPHISGFDLHLFGEGRHWHAHRMMGAHPEVRDGIPGVRFAVWAPGAERVSVVGDFNHWDGRSHPMSVHGGSGVWELFIPGLPDGALYKFEIRNRESGQIFVKSDPYGAFFEMRPNTSSRVFASRGYEWSDDAWLQRRSAPNAWKHRPMSIYEVHLGSWKRGVAGRFLGYRELADELIPYVRDRGFTHIELLPVTEHPFDGSWGYQSTGFFAPTSRFGTPDDFRHLVDSAHRAGIGVLLDWVPGHFPKDAFALARFDGTALYEHEDPRKGEHRDWGTLIFNYGRSEVRNFLLSSALCWIEDFHIDGLRVDAVASMLYLDYSRQANDWIPNEYGGNENLDAIAFLRELNRTIQGNHPGVLMIAEESTAWPGVSRPPETGGLGFTMKWNMGWMHDTLAYFQLDPIHRRHHHNQLTFGMLYAYTENFVLPFSHDEVVHGKRTLRGRMPGDESQQHAQLRLLYAYQWTYPGKKLLFMGQEFGQGTEWSEDRELDWYILQYPLHQGMTTLVRDLNHLYRNEPTLHAAEFEPEGFAWLDCDDASRSVLSFLRRGGDSQMIVVLNLTPVPREDYAIPAPHGGLWTVRLNTDSEFYGGGSRGSLQARAEARPLRGFTHTLRLDLPPLAALILAPG, encoded by the coding sequence ATGACAACAGCCCTGCACAATTGCATCCGTCCTCCCGGCGATCCGATCGCCCGCCTCGGCACCGCCCGCTGGCACGATCCACACGGGCTGCTGGGACGTCACGCAGTGGACCACCAGACAGTCTGCTGTCGCAGCTTCCTGCCGCGCGCACGCGAGGCCTGGCTGCTGTGTGGCGGGGCCGATGCTCTGCACCGCGAACCGATGACCCCGAGCCCCGACCTGCCCGGCCTGTTCACCTGGACCGGCGCCCTGGCGGACTGCCCCCTGCATCCGACGATCCTCTGGTCGGAGGGTGGCGGCCAAACGTTTCAGGCCGTTGACCCTTATAGCTTTCCACCGCACATTTCCGGGTTCGACCTGCACCTGTTCGGCGAGGGGCGGCACTGGCATGCCCACCGCATGATGGGGGCCCACCCGGAAGTTCGCGATGGCATCCCGGGCGTCCGCTTCGCGGTCTGGGCACCGGGCGCTGAGCGCGTCAGCGTGGTGGGTGACTTCAACCACTGGGACGGCCGCAGCCACCCGATGTCGGTGCACGGCGGCAGCGGCGTCTGGGAACTGTTCATCCCCGGCCTGCCCGACGGCGCACTGTACAAATTCGAGATCCGCAACCGCGAGTCCGGCCAGATTTTCGTGAAAAGCGACCCGTACGGCGCATTCTTCGAGATGCGCCCGAACACCTCGAGCCGCGTCTTCGCCAGCCGGGGATACGAATGGAGCGACGACGCCTGGCTGCAGCGGCGCAGCGCCCCGAACGCGTGGAAACACCGGCCGATGAGCATCTACGAGGTGCATCTCGGATCCTGGAAGCGCGGGGTCGCTGGCCGCTTCCTCGGCTACCGCGAACTCGCCGACGAACTGATCCCCTACGTGCGCGACCGTGGATTCACCCATATCGAACTGTTGCCGGTGACCGAACACCCGTTCGACGGCTCCTGGGGCTACCAGAGCACCGGCTTCTTCGCCCCCACGTCGCGATTCGGCACGCCCGACGATTTCCGCCACCTGGTCGACAGCGCGCACCGGGCCGGGATCGGCGTGTTGCTGGACTGGGTGCCGGGGCATTTTCCGAAGGACGCTTTCGCTCTGGCCCGCTTCGACGGCACCGCACTCTACGAGCACGAGGACCCGCGCAAGGGCGAACACCGTGACTGGGGCACGCTGATCTTCAACTACGGGCGTTCGGAAGTTCGCAACTTCCTGCTGTCGAGCGCATTGTGCTGGATCGAGGACTTCCACATCGACGGCCTGCGCGTCGATGCGGTGGCCTCGATGCTGTACCTCGACTACTCGCGCCAGGCCAACGACTGGATCCCGAACGAGTACGGCGGCAACGAAAACCTCGACGCAATCGCGTTCCTGCGCGAACTGAACCGTACCATCCAGGGCAACCACCCCGGCGTTCTGATGATCGCCGAGGAATCGACCGCCTGGCCCGGCGTCAGCCGGCCGCCGGAGACCGGCGGACTGGGGTTCACGATGAAATGGAACATGGGCTGGATGCACGACACGCTGGCCTATTTCCAGCTGGATCCGATCCACCGCCGGCACCATCACAACCAGCTGACTTTCGGGATGCTGTATGCCTACACGGAAAACTTCGTGCTGCCCTTCTCGCACGACGAAGTGGTACATGGCAAGCGTACCCTGCGCGGACGGATGCCGGGCGACGAGTCGCAGCAGCACGCCCAGCTGCGCCTGCTGTATGCGTACCAGTGGACCTACCCCGGCAAGAAACTGCTGTTCATGGGGCAGGAGTTCGGCCAGGGCACCGAGTGGAGCGAAGACCGCGAACTCGACTGGTACATCCTCCAGTACCCGCTGCATCAGGGCATGACCACGCTGGTGCGCGACCTGAATCACCTGTACCGGAACGAGCCCACGCTGCATGCCGCCGAGTTCGAACCCGAGGGCTTCGCCTGGCTCGACTGCGACGATGCCAGCCGTTCCGTGCTCAGCTTTCTGCGCCGCGGAGGCGATTCGCAGATGATCGTCGTGCTGAACCTCACCCCGGTTCCGCGCGAGGACTATGCGATTCCCGCACCTCACGGCGGTCTCTGGACGGTCCGTCTGAACACCGACTCCGAGTTCTACGGCGGCGGCTCGCGCGGCTCGCTGCAGGCCCGGGCCGAGGCCCGCCCGCTTCGCGGTTTCACGCATACCCTGCGCCTGGATCTGCCGCCGCTGGCCGCACTGATCCTGGCACCGGGCTGA
- the glgC gene encoding glucose-1-phosphate adenylyltransferase, with translation MNRQPQRFVSRLTRETLALILAGGRGSRLKHLTLWRAKPAVPFGGKFRIIDFPLSNCINSGIRRVGVLTQYKAHSLIQHIQRGWSFLRGEFGEFIELLPAQQRIETSWYAGTADAVYQNIDIIRQHAPEYVLILAGDHIYKMDYGQMIAYHVETGADMTVGCLEVDREHARAFGVMAVDGDGRVTDFLEKPDDPPEMPGKHGVSLASMGIYVFNTAFLFERLIRDADNSRSSHDFGKDIIPDIIDRYRVMAYPFRNGKQGDQAYWRDVGTIDSYWQANLELIGVTPELNLYDSEWPIWTYQEQWPPAKFVFDDDDRRGMAIDSMVSGGCIISGSTVRHSLLFSDVQVGTGSVVQDSVVLPSVHVGEGSRIQRCVIDKGCRIPDRMEIGLSDEDDARRFYISPGGVRVVTPEMLGQVSRYVR, from the coding sequence ATGAATCGCCAACCGCAACGCTTCGTCAGCCGGCTGACCCGGGAAACCCTCGCGCTGATTCTCGCGGGGGGGCGGGGTTCGCGGCTCAAGCACCTGACGCTTTGGCGGGCGAAGCCCGCGGTTCCGTTCGGCGGCAAGTTCCGCATCATCGATTTCCCGCTGTCCAACTGCATCAACTCGGGGATCCGCCGAGTGGGCGTGCTGACCCAGTACAAGGCGCATTCGCTGATTCAGCACATCCAGCGCGGCTGGAGCTTTCTGCGCGGCGAGTTCGGCGAGTTCATCGAGCTGCTCCCGGCTCAGCAGCGCATCGAGACTTCCTGGTACGCGGGAACGGCCGACGCGGTGTACCAGAACATCGACATCATTCGCCAGCATGCCCCGGAATATGTGCTGATCCTGGCCGGCGACCACATCTACAAGATGGACTACGGCCAGATGATCGCCTACCACGTCGAGACTGGTGCCGACATGACCGTGGGCTGCCTGGAGGTGGACCGCGAGCATGCGCGTGCCTTCGGCGTGATGGCGGTGGATGGCGACGGGCGGGTGACCGATTTCCTGGAGAAACCCGACGATCCGCCGGAGATGCCGGGCAAGCACGGGGTCTCACTGGCGTCGATGGGCATCTACGTGTTCAACACCGCGTTCCTGTTCGAACGCCTGATCCGGGATGCCGACAACAGCCGATCCAGCCACGACTTCGGCAAGGACATCATTCCGGACATCATCGATCGCTATCGGGTGATGGCCTATCCGTTCCGCAACGGCAAACAGGGGGATCAGGCGTACTGGCGCGACGTCGGCACGATCGACTCCTACTGGCAGGCGAACCTGGAACTGATCGGCGTGACCCCGGAACTTAACCTGTACGACAGCGAGTGGCCGATCTGGACCTACCAGGAGCAGTGGCCGCCCGCGAAGTTCGTTTTCGACGACGACGACCGCCGCGGCATGGCCATCGACTCGATGGTTTCGGGCGGCTGCATCATTTCCGGCAGTACGGTGCGGCACTCGCTGCTGTTCTCGGACGTGCAGGTCGGTACGGGTTCGGTCGTGCAGGACTCGGTGGTGCTGCCCAGCGTGCACGTCGGGGAGGGGAGTCGGATCCAGCGCTGCGTGATCGACAAGGGCTGCCGCATTCCGGATCGCATGGAGATCGGGCTCAGCGACGAGGACGACGCCCGGCGCTTTTACATCTCGCCAGGTGGAGTGCGGGTGGTCACGCCGGAGATGCTCGGGCAAGTTTCGCGTTATGTCCGCTGA
- a CDS encoding glycoside hydrolase family 57 protein, whose protein sequence is MSAEAPAAPEPAGGESAAKLDVVLCWHMHQPQYFERERGVYGLPWTYLHAIKDYSDMAAHLEAAPDARVVVNFAPILLEQIDDYARRIRAFLDHGEPIPDPVLALLTADAVPDDAAARAEIIRVCLRGHAPRMIEPIPLYRALAGIAQRAQDDPVLLRHLDAGFFLDLATCYHLAWLGAAVRRERPEVQHWLAQEQGFEPGTRRELLELIGEVIAGIIPRYRSLAEQGRIELSFTPYAHPIMPLLLDIESAREAMPDVRLPQYSGYPGGEDRVRWHIERGLDVFRKYFGFAPAGCWPSEGSVSTATLRLLDEYGLSWTASGQTVLANSLAALPGTDKGPHDGWLHRPYRLEGSEMLAFFRDDGLSDAIGFRYADWHARDAVEDFVHHLENIVDAPPVGGVVSVILDGENAWEYYPDNGFHFLEGLYARLSEHPRIRLCTFSDVHARCAGQGPELPSVVAGSWVYGTFSTWIGDPDKNAGWDRLIEAKQAVDTALRQHPELNRDALAEPLAVCEGSDWCWWFGGYNPAGSVSDFELLYRQHLAALYRRAGLAVPPALSLVLSTGGGEPDTGGTMRRGQAHS, encoded by the coding sequence ATGTCCGCTGAAGCGCCGGCGGCTCCCGAGCCGGCGGGCGGGGAATCGGCAGCGAAGCTCGACGTGGTGCTGTGCTGGCACATGCACCAGCCCCAGTATTTCGAGCGGGAGCGGGGAGTCTACGGATTGCCCTGGACCTATCTCCATGCGATCAAGGACTACTCGGATATGGCCGCACACCTCGAGGCGGCACCGGACGCCCGCGTGGTGGTGAATTTCGCACCGATCCTGCTCGAACAGATCGACGACTACGCGCGGCGCATCCGGGCCTTTCTCGATCACGGCGAGCCGATCCCCGATCCGGTGCTGGCGCTGCTGACTGCCGATGCCGTGCCCGACGACGCCGCGGCCCGCGCCGAGATCATCCGCGTCTGCCTGCGGGGCCATGCGCCGCGGATGATCGAGCCGATCCCGCTGTACCGGGCGCTGGCCGGCATCGCGCAACGCGCACAGGACGATCCCGTGCTGCTGCGACACCTGGACGCGGGCTTTTTCCTGGATCTGGCGACCTGCTACCACCTGGCCTGGCTCGGCGCGGCGGTGCGGCGCGAGCGGCCGGAAGTGCAACACTGGCTCGCGCAGGAACAGGGATTCGAACCGGGCACCCGGCGCGAGCTGCTGGAATTGATCGGCGAGGTGATCGCCGGCATCATCCCGCGCTATCGCAGCCTGGCCGAGCAGGGGCGGATCGAATTGTCGTTTACGCCTTATGCGCACCCGATCATGCCGCTGCTGCTCGACATCGAATCCGCCCGCGAGGCGATGCCCGACGTGCGGCTGCCGCAGTATTCGGGTTACCCGGGCGGCGAGGACCGTGTGCGCTGGCACATCGAGCGCGGGCTCGATGTATTCCGCAAGTATTTCGGCTTTGCCCCGGCCGGGTGCTGGCCGTCCGAGGGCAGCGTCAGTACCGCGACGCTGCGGCTGCTCGACGAGTACGGGCTGTCCTGGACCGCCAGCGGGCAGACGGTGCTGGCGAACAGCCTCGCGGCGCTTCCGGGCACCGACAAGGGCCCGCACGACGGCTGGCTGCATCGGCCGTACCGGCTGGAGGGAAGCGAGATGCTCGCGTTCTTCCGCGACGACGGGCTGTCCGATGCGATCGGTTTCCGCTATGCCGACTGGCATGCCCGGGACGCGGTCGAGGATTTCGTTCACCACCTCGAGAATATCGTCGATGCGCCACCTGTCGGCGGTGTGGTGTCGGTTATCCTCGATGGCGAGAATGCCTGGGAGTACTATCCGGACAACGGCTTCCATTTTCTCGAGGGTCTGTACGCCCGCCTGTCGGAACACCCCCGAATCCGTCTCTGTACCTTTTCCGACGTGCACGCCCGCTGCGCCGGGCAGGGCCCGGAACTGCCATCCGTGGTCGCCGGCAGCTGGGTCTACGGTACCTTCTCCACCTGGATCGGCGACCCCGACAAGAATGCCGGCTGGGACCGGCTGATCGAGGCCAAGCAGGCCGTGGACACCGCGCTGCGCCAGCACCCGGAGCTGAACCGCGATGCCCTGGCCGAGCCGCTGGCGGTCTGTGAGGGTTCGGACTGGTGCTGGTGGTTTGGTGGCTACAACCCGGCGGGGTCGGTCAGCGATTTTGAACTGCTCTACCGGCAGCACCTGGCAGCGCTGTACCGGCGCGCCGGTCTCGCCGTGCCACCCGCGCTGTCGCTCGTGCTTTCCACCGGCGGAGGCGAACCGGATACGGGCGGCACGATGCGGCGCGGGCAGGCGCACTCGTGA
- the malQ gene encoding 4-alpha-glucanotransferase: MSVPGAPVNRLLEKRRSGILLHPTSLPGPGPVGRLGDEARRFVDWMVSAGFSVWQILPVNPPQQGGSPYACISAFAGDTRLIDPGMLVEAGWLPPGSERWPLGQALSEARAALMADGGDDWQDYLRFCHDQDDWLDDFALFVVIKRLESGRPWWQWPEPLRDWSARRLEQLRAEMPEALDAVRFGQFVFFRQWRALREYANARDVLLLGDMPIFVAHDSADVWAHPDDFDLDAKGQPNTVTGVPPDYFSETGQRWGNPQFRWGRMKEAGYAWWLRRIEWALAGVDALRIDHFRGFESYWSIPASEPTAIAGQWEPGPGADFFEALLARFGELPLLAEDLGVITPEVTALRDRFGLPGMMILQFAFDGGDDNPYLPQNHVQCGVVYTGTHDNDTTVGWFEALEPERRAHVLEVLGNPAEPMPWALVRAALTSPAQVAIIPMQDALALDGRHRMNTPGTSDGNWTWRFDWSQVPDRRAEELRQMNEEAGRIPAV, from the coding sequence GTGAGCGTGCCCGGGGCGCCGGTCAACCGGCTGCTGGAGAAGCGCAGGTCGGGCATTCTCCTGCACCCCACGTCGCTGCCCGGGCCTGGCCCGGTGGGGCGGTTGGGCGATGAAGCGCGGCGGTTCGTGGACTGGATGGTGAGCGCCGGGTTCAGCGTCTGGCAGATCCTTCCGGTCAATCCGCCGCAGCAGGGCGGTTCTCCGTACGCGTGCATCTCGGCCTTCGCGGGTGATACCCGGCTAATCGATCCGGGAATGCTCGTCGAGGCCGGATGGCTGCCTCCCGGGTCGGAGCGCTGGCCACTGGGACAGGCGCTGTCGGAGGCCCGGGCGGCACTGATGGCCGACGGAGGCGACGACTGGCAGGACTACCTTCGGTTCTGCCACGATCAGGACGACTGGCTGGACGATTTCGCGCTGTTCGTCGTGATCAAGCGGCTCGAGAGCGGTCGGCCCTGGTGGCAGTGGCCGGAGCCGTTGCGCGACTGGTCGGCCCGCCGGCTGGAGCAGCTTAGGGCCGAGATGCCCGAGGCGCTGGATGCGGTGCGTTTCGGGCAGTTCGTCTTTTTCCGGCAATGGCGCGCGCTGCGCGAGTATGCCAATGCCCGCGACGTCCTGCTGCTCGGCGACATGCCGATCTTCGTGGCGCACGACTCCGCTGATGTCTGGGCGCACCCGGACGATTTCGATCTCGATGCCAAAGGCCAGCCGAACACCGTGACGGGTGTGCCGCCCGATTATTTTTCGGAGACCGGGCAGCGCTGGGGCAACCCGCAATTCCGCTGGGGCCGGATGAAAGAGGCGGGCTACGCATGGTGGCTGCGCCGTATCGAGTGGGCGCTGGCCGGTGTCGACGCGCTGCGGATCGATCATTTCCGGGGCTTCGAGTCCTACTGGTCGATCCCGGCCAGCGAGCCGACCGCGATCGCGGGGCAATGGGAGCCCGGACCCGGTGCCGACTTCTTCGAGGCCCTGCTCGCGCGCTTCGGTGAACTGCCGCTGCTGGCCGAGGATCTGGGCGTGATCACGCCCGAGGTGACGGCTTTGCGCGATCGCTTCGGCCTGCCGGGGATGATGATCCTGCAGTTCGCGTTCGACGGAGGAGACGACAACCCCTATCTGCCGCAGAACCACGTCCAGTGCGGGGTCGTCTACACCGGCACGCATGACAATGACACCACCGTCGGCTGGTTCGAGGCGCTGGAGCCGGAGCGCCGCGCGCATGTGCTCGAGGTGCTGGGCAATCCCGCCGAGCCGATGCCCTGGGCGCTGGTGCGGGCGGCACTGACCTCGCCGGCGCAGGTCGCGATCATCCCGATGCAGGATGCCCTGGCCCTGGATGGCCGCCATCGGATGAACACCCCGGGAACGAGCGATGGCAACTGGACCTGGCGGTTCGACTGGTCACAGGTGCCGGACAGGCGCGCGGAGGAACTGCGCCAAATGAACGAGGAAGCTGGCCGTATTCCCGCGGTGTGA
- a CDS encoding PLDc N-terminal domain-containing protein: MIEVSGLLGLVLLILVIWAIVSTVQSRASTAAKVIWIVVLVMLPLLGFILWLIFGPRSRL, from the coding sequence ATGATCGAAGTCTCCGGCTTGCTGGGCCTCGTGCTGCTGATCCTGGTGATCTGGGCGATCGTCAGTACGGTACAGAGCCGTGCATCGACCGCGGCGAAGGTCATCTGGATCGTGGTGCTGGTGATGCTGCCGCTGCTGGGGTTCATCCTCTGGCTGATCTTCGGACCCCGCTCGCGCCTGTGA
- a CDS encoding tetratricopeptide repeat protein → MRTVLPILFLLVLSVPAAAAPKPHSPELAATMDAEEQRLEAERHLQRNPPDLNEARQWLETAAENGSVEAMGAAGWLYEQGLGVEPDPDRAMSYYRQAYEAGDNEYGLRLGWMYIQGHGVEPDRAQGDAWFRRVIAERDDSKARLALASVLIADASANVQPDPAPEARDLLARALDDGIAGAAYYLARIYMDGLGSIGRDRARAIHYARIGAEGGHPELQNWLAVLHARGEGVPLDLVEAYKWASLAAAGGDPSGERVRRELEPRMERESIEEARRRALEWLGR, encoded by the coding sequence ATGCGCACGGTTCTACCCATCCTGTTTCTGTTGGTACTGTCGGTTCCGGCCGCGGCTGCCCCGAAGCCCCATTCCCCCGAACTCGCCGCGACCATGGACGCGGAGGAGCAACGGCTCGAGGCAGAGCGGCACCTGCAGCGTAATCCGCCCGATCTGAACGAGGCCCGACAGTGGCTGGAAACCGCGGCCGAGAACGGCTCGGTCGAAGCGATGGGCGCCGCCGGCTGGCTGTACGAACAGGGCCTGGGCGTGGAACCGGATCCCGATCGCGCGATGTCTTATTATCGGCAGGCCTACGAGGCCGGCGACAACGAATACGGCCTGCGGCTCGGATGGATGTACATTCAGGGGCATGGCGTCGAACCCGACCGGGCCCAGGGAGATGCGTGGTTCCGACGGGTGATTGCCGAGCGCGACGACAGCAAGGCCCGCCTGGCGCTGGCGTCGGTGCTGATCGCGGATGCGTCGGCCAATGTCCAGCCCGATCCCGCGCCCGAGGCCCGCGACCTGCTCGCGCGCGCGCTCGACGACGGCATTGCCGGCGCAGCCTACTACCTGGCGCGCATCTACATGGACGGCCTGGGGTCCATCGGACGCGACCGTGCGCGTGCCATCCACTACGCGCGCATCGGCGCCGAGGGCGGACATCCGGAACTGCAGAACTGGCTGGCCGTCCTGCATGCCCGCGGCGAGGGCGTACCACTGGACCTCGTCGAAGCCTACAAGTGGGCAAGCCTGGCCGCAGCGGGCGGAGATCCTTCCGGCGAGCGGGTCCGGCGGGAACTCGAACCCCGAATGGAACGGGAAAGCATCGAGGAGGCCCGTCGGCGCGCGCTCGAATGGCTCGGTCGCTGA
- a CDS encoding SIMPL domain-containing protein (The SIMPL domain is named for its presence in mouse protein SIMPL (signalling molecule that associates with mouse pelle-like kinase). Bacterial member BP26, from Brucella, was shown to assemble into a channel-like structure, while YggE from E. coli has been associated with resistance to oxidative stress.), with translation MSRVLLIPTLLAALLAWPPIAGADDGSTLLTVTAQAEGEFDNDRMTVQLRAERRAAEVSEAVADINRRMRAALERLAREPEIDARTLSYSTSPIYDRDRSRTEPVAWQVDQVLELKGGNFELIASIAGELQEHGLAIAQIHFSLSPEKRARHHRELLLEAIRRWQHIAQDMGAAIGASHIVPKALTLHDDGFPGPRPMLALRALDTAESTPALEAGRSTLRVTVSGEARAYGAATLRTLERR, from the coding sequence ATGTCCCGAGTTCTCCTGATCCCGACCCTGCTCGCCGCCCTTCTCGCCTGGCCGCCGATCGCGGGCGCCGACGACGGTTCCACGCTACTGACCGTCACTGCCCAGGCCGAAGGTGAGTTCGACAACGACCGGATGACCGTTCAACTGCGTGCGGAACGCCGCGCCGCCGAGGTGAGCGAGGCGGTGGCCGACATCAACCGCCGGATGCGCGCGGCGCTCGAACGGCTGGCCCGCGAACCGGAGATCGACGCGCGCACGCTGAGCTACTCGACATCGCCGATCTATGATCGCGACCGCAGCCGCACCGAACCCGTTGCCTGGCAGGTCGACCAGGTGCTTGAACTCAAGGGTGGAAACTTCGAGCTGATCGCCAGTATTGCCGGAGAACTGCAGGAGCACGGACTGGCCATCGCCCAGATCCATTTCTCGCTGAGCCCGGAGAAACGCGCGCGGCATCATCGCGAGCTGCTGCTCGAGGCGATTCGCCGCTGGCAGCACATCGCCCAGGACATGGGGGCAGCCATCGGGGCCTCGCATATCGTGCCGAAGGCGCTGACCCTGCACGACGACGGCTTCCCGGGCCCCCGCCCGATGCTCGCGCTGCGGGCGCTGGACACGGCCGAATCCACCCCGGCGCTCGAGGCCGGACGGTCGACGCTGCGCGTCACCGTCTCGGGCGAAGCGCGCGCCTACGGCGCAGCGACCCTACGCACCCTGGAACGGCGTTAA
- the egtC gene encoding ergothioneine biosynthesis protein EgtC: MCRHLAYVGPEVPLQDLLLRPPHSLLQQAAEPGELRYARMNADGFGFGWYGEDDVAVVYRRAEPIWQDPNLRDLARNLYADLWVAAVRSASPGFGADVVNAQPFASGDLLFSHNGLIEGFRPSVRRQIQELLDPEVEAEILGTTDSEYLFALIRQLLLDDENLSLEGAVVDAFSSVQSWLNAGKALLNVILTDGERLVASRHSVNDPSPSLHYTLDDEAFPEGAVVIASEPLTDPERWHSIPQGHLLIVVPDEPPELLAL, from the coding sequence ATGTGCCGCCATCTCGCCTACGTTGGCCCGGAGGTTCCGTTGCAGGATCTCTTGTTGCGGCCGCCGCACAGCCTGCTGCAACAGGCCGCCGAGCCCGGGGAACTTCGGTATGCCCGGATGAATGCCGATGGCTTCGGATTCGGCTGGTACGGCGAGGATGACGTCGCGGTCGTCTACCGGCGCGCGGAACCGATCTGGCAGGATCCGAACCTGCGTGATCTGGCCCGCAACCTGTACGCCGACCTGTGGGTCGCTGCGGTCCGCAGTGCGTCACCGGGATTCGGTGCCGATGTCGTCAACGCCCAGCCCTTCGCGAGCGGCGATCTGCTGTTCAGCCACAACGGTCTGATCGAGGGCTTTCGCCCCTCGGTGCGCCGCCAGATCCAGGAGCTGCTCGACCCGGAGGTCGAGGCCGAAATTCTCGGCACCACCGACTCGGAATACTTGTTCGCCCTGATCCGCCAGCTGCTACTGGACGACGAAAACCTGAGCCTCGAGGGAGCCGTGGTGGACGCATTCTCCAGCGTGCAGTCGTGGCTGAACGCCGGCAAGGCACTGCTCAACGTGATTCTGACCGACGGCGAACGGCTGGTGGCGAGCCGCCACTCGGTGAACGATCCGAGCCCCAGTCTCCACTACACGCTGGACGACGAGGCCTTTCCCGAGGGCGCGGTGGTGATCGCCTCGGAGCCGCTGACCGACCCGGAACGCTGGCACAGCATTCCGCAGGGGCATCTGTTGATCGTGGTACCCGATGAACCCCCGGAACTGCTGGCACTCTAG